ggatgatTGTTGCTTCTCCAAAGTTActatgggtctcttggctgcttctctgtttaaatttccttgCTTACCTTGCACAGCCATGTGCTTGtcagtttgcagttgtgctataTTCTTTTAAGCAAACCCTGAATTAAAATTCTCCACAGCTTTTTCCCTGAGCCGTCTGCAGTGTtgcttggtctttatgatgctgtttggttACTAAGAAAATTGGTTGTACTTGATTGTATTTAGTGGCATCAGGGTAAAGGTAGGTGAACACAATCGCACAACAGACTTTCTATCAAGTATAATTTTCCTGAGCTTCCCAGTTATGTCATAAGATATTTTCCAAGGAACCAAAAGCAGTGAGAAGCATGCAGCAGTTAGCAGGCCTACAGAGTGAAGTGAGGAAATCcttcaataaatgtaaaagtttaaaCTTAGAAGGATGCAGGAACAAATAACTGAATGCACTGTGGCTGTTAGGAGGAGGTGACAAGGAATACAACTTAAAGACTGGGATGCTTTGGAAACAACATGACCATACACCAAGATCTACACAACAAACATAAGAATAAACAAGGATATATGAAtaacacaaaactgaaaaatgaagCTCAAACCCTAAAAGGTCATGACAACTTATGAACTATCCTCTGTCgatcaatcacataaaatcccaacaaaataaattgaagtttgtgctTGTGATGTGATAAAATGTAAGGCATTATCCCAATAAGTGATAGTTTCTTTCTGGTGTTCCTTCCTCAGAGTGTTGGATGTCCTAAACCAATTAGATCCCAACAGTGTTAGTCTTGATGAAGCTAAAGCTAACCAGATCCTCAGCCTCACCAACAGCATGCTGCATCTCGTCTGCTCACAGACCCCTCTAATGAAGAAGCTACTGAAAAGCTGTCAGTTCCCACATTACCTTCACAGCAGTAATCATTACACCTTTATCTCTTTAGGATACATTTCATGAAGAAATTTTCCCATTTGTGTCCAGATTCCAGTGAGGTGCACCTGGATCCAGAGACAGCCCACCCGAAGTTGATCATCTCCCCCAAAAGTGACAGTGTCTCCTACACAGACACATGTCAGAACCTCCCTGATCAACCAGGGAGGTTCGACATCACCCTCAACGTCATCAGCATGCAGGGCTTCAGCTTTGGTCGCCATTACTGGGAGATTGATGTGACTGGGAAGACATACTGGGAGCTTGGTGTTACCTACCCCTCCTTTCCCCGCAAAGGCACGTCTGAGGACTGTTGGCTGGGCCGAGGAGACGGGTCTTGGTGCGTGGAGTTCTTTGACGGGGAATACACAGCCTGGCATGGAGGGGTGCCTCACCAGCTGCCTTTCACTAGACATTTCTGTCGAATTGGTATTTggtgcagctttcctgcagggCTGGTGACATTTATTGAGGCGGATAACATGATGCCGCTGTTCTCATTTTGTGCTGGAACCTTCTCAGAGTGCCTCCACCTGGCCCTATGTCCTGGTCATGACCACAATGGCACTAATTCAAGTCCTATTGTAATCTGTAATGCATCATCTCCCACAAGTGACCTGTAGCGGCATAACAATCTTTGCAATGATACACAAATTGCAAAAACTTcttaattttcaaaatacatATGTTTGTCACATGTTCACAATGACTTTTAAATCTAGATTCAAATTATGTATACCCAGAAACACAACTTGTAAGACTGGCACAAGATTGTTCAGGGCTCAGAATGGGATTATGATCCCACTTCCATTTAAGCTCACTAGTCACGATGGCACCAATAATGTCTCTTTTAAACTGTGCAACCATAActgtttttatgtgttgtgaatttaaGGCCTCCATGGCTAACTTGTAAGGCAACAATTAAATGGATGATAGCACAGAATGTGTTTTGCTTGTCCCTCACATTATACACATAACATCTGTTTATTAGATACATAGTAACATGTACTCTATggaaatgaatttatttatctAGTTTGCTCATTTGATTGATGTTTGTGAAGTCAGAAATCCTCAATAGACATGCCACTGTAAACAGCATTTTCAAGTTTTGTCTAGAGGAATAGCATCCCAACATCATGATGCTGACTACTTCATGTTTCACTATAGGAATGGTGAGTTCAGTGTGATGTGGAGTGATAGTTTTCCTCttcaagttcagttttggtcagaCAACCTTTTTCCATTTGTTCCCTGCACGGTTTGTGCCTAAATGCAAATGTATGGGTTTCTCTCAACCATTGCTTTCTTGTTGTCACTCATCCATAAGCCAGAAgacaaatttaataaaagtaaacataaatttataatatattttacttatgttattgtaattttttgtaATTCCTCGAGTCAAGGCTGAGGTATTGGCAAAATATTGTTTCTTAATCATCATCTACTTCTTTTTggaactttaatatatttttgttgcaTAACTAATTTAAAAGAACAATATGACAAAGACTAATCCACTGCAGGAGGatccattgtttttaaaaacattccacCAATAACTTGACAGAAACAgtggttttctcttaaatgtttccaatcatcaaacaaatgttgacgtcaaacaaagataactatacagtaaatttaaaaaagcactTTTCAAATACtgtaattcatttatttagggaaaaagttatccaaaccaacctggctctatgtaaaaatgtaattgacCCCTAAACCTAAGAactggttctgtttttttttagggtTTTTGAACGTGAACCACCTATTTAAGGCCACAGCATCTTAATTGGATGTTAGTCCAGACTTTGACCAGGCCTCTCCAAATCCTTCTTTTGTTTTCAACCTGTCAGAGGTGAACGTGCTGTGCTTTGGATCCTTATCCTGTTGCATAACCCAAttgtgcttgagcttaaggtcatgaACTGTGGTCAGACATTCTCTCTTGGGAATTTCCATTGAGGAACacaattcatggttccattgaTTGCAGCAATTCATTCAGGTCCCAAAGCAGCAAAGCACCACCACACGATCAGTGAGAtggtctttttctgaaatgctgtgttagttttacaacaGATCCAACAAAActcacaccttccaaaaagttctgCTTTTGAATGTTGTTCCTATAGTATTTGGTATcattaatctgtttttattgtgaagcttGCATCTATgttatttttggtcagcagtggatTGGGATGCAATTTATGCACAGTATTATCTTTATTATTACTCAAttatgacctttgaccttaactgACTCA
This genomic stretch from Girardinichthys multiradiatus isolate DD_20200921_A chromosome 22, DD_fGirMul_XY1, whole genome shotgun sequence harbors:
- the LOC124859529 gene encoding probable E3 ubiquitin-protein ligase TRIML1, whose translation is MCDLFPQDMLEKHLVSLKKQRDAVKHRLKKLAARQSEITKTSTAIKENVVRKYQEMQTVLEEDLRITLSHLEMEERAAVSALDGLMERNCALIQELEQDLARLSLALEQSDAEPDTMSLFSHCELDNKETADRVLDVLNQLDPNSVSLDEAKANQILSLTNSMLHLVCSQTPLMKKLLKSYSSEVHLDPETAHPKLIISPKSDSVSYTDTCQNLPDQPGRFDITLNVISMQGFSFGRHYWEIDVTGKTYWELGVTYPSFPRKGTSEDCWLGRGDGSWCVEFFDGEYTAWHGGVPHQLPFTRHFCRIGIWCSFPAGLVTFIEADNMMPLFSFCAGTFSECLHLALCPGHDHNGTNSSPIVICNASSPTSDL